Below is a window of Impatiens glandulifera chromosome 2, dImpGla2.1, whole genome shotgun sequence DNA.
aattctttatttaaatatagaaCCAAActaatgtaactattttaacttgtttattaatattaatttatatttttttataaaattttgaaatagtttaaaattaagaaatataaaacactattattattttgattttttataagtaatttgtattattaattatattgaaaaaaaataaaaaaattaaaaaaataatgtataattattatataaatataattttaaaataaatattatttatatattaattaaaatttatatattattataaatatttgtatattagaaaatatttttagtataaaataaaattttaataataattattttaataaaattaaaataatataattatgaattaatttataaataaattgtattagttttttaaaatataataaataaaattaaagtgaaGTCATGATTTGATCCCCTAATACAAAGCCACCTAggttaaacatatatataaaaagttttattttaaggtTGGGAGGTCCCTCTCATATGGCCAcaatgtaatttattattttttacttactTTGAGctctttttattttactttattctcTTTTGTCTCAATAtacatattgttttttttttatttgtaatttatatttaaatttttaactaaaattaagtatatcaagaaaatatagttattaattaagatttgaAATTATTAGTGGTTAATAAGAgatacatgttttttttatataaaaattgtatgATTGAGACAAACAAAATGATTATACATCTCTTTGTAGAATATTTAACtcgtttatttataaatttaaaatggttgatttttattattattattatctatataattcttgtttatttataaatttaaattggttgattttttttattattattatctatataattcattttttttattataattcatgAAATTGTCCTTCTTTTATTCATGTAATGTATACTTTCAAGTATTATCAAAACTTTTATTGTATAAAATCgttacatttttttaagaatatcaaattttaaatttcaccATCTCTGACATTTTGACCAAAACatattgtaattataattatagttgTTCAGGAATTTTTTTGAATTCATATGAAGCAACCcacttaaaattaagaatttatttaaaaaatattgttaaactaattttttggtataatttattgtttttttataataaaagttccatcacattatattaatataaactgGGGCGGATCTATGTTAGGGTTCGGTTCGACCGaacctaaatttatttattttacggtagaaatgtgatattacttttattttcttaatttttttcaatttaatttattattcgcTTATTTAATTCatagaaaatgagaaaaaaatatatatttatttacttgttttatctctaatatttttgttgtttttcaaacctatctcaattttttttaatttttttttgtaaagttcATTCTAACTTAAATTTTTAGATCATCTTTACTCATGACCAATGCCAAACACTTTACggaaatatttaatgaatagtgtaaatatatattaattatcttatatatatttaaaatataatcattctaaatcatataaaatattaaaattaattaattaaagttccTATAATCATTGGAGCTTGCTCTCTCTttctatctctctctatatttaatttttaaaaatattctctatatatcatatttttattattttaacttaaaatataaaaaatcattttaataattcatctttataaaatctctaattacctatattttatcaaaaaaaaaaaattttaaaaataaaactcaaaacaatcctaaaaaacacaaaatcaaacaaacttttgAGCTACAGCTATTTattattggattttaggttttttttaattattttttttttgttttttcaatgaataaaactataattatcttaccattattattttcatgtcaaatttgaatgtcttttaatttattagaaatattcTTGACAATTGAGCTAacttagtttgtttttaatttttttcgatAAAAAACTTCTATGTAATatctattttttcaattaatttattaattaaaataatttgtcaatttaattctataaaacattaatttaaaatataacaaatattatgcTAATTTAACcgaattaaaactcaaatattatttttatcaaacaatttaaaaaaaaaaaaactgaataaaaaacataaataatagatTTACATCTGTcactatatatttaataattaatattctattaactaaaattatattaacataattataatgatttgaAACAAGTTTTCTTTTACACAAATACAAATGAAATAAAGTTAGTATATCACTAATCagagttataaaaataaaagaggaataaatgaaattgaaattagtaTATCTGTAATaagaaagttataaaaataaaataggaataATTGAAATTGAAGTTGGTATATCTCTAATAAGAAAGTTATAAATGAAAATGGATTGTACTAAGAAAGAATTAGAGGCAGATAATCATCTTTTGGGTGGTGCTATCatgttattctatatatatctTTCAATGTTAATTCCTCTTGTGTACTGACAGGACAGAAAATTATGGGGAAGGAAGGAAGAAATGAAGGAATCGAATCGCCATTGATAAACCTCGGGGAGGAAGAGCATGTGAATGTCTTTGCGGAAGTGAAGAAGCAGTTGAATTTAGCAGGACCCATTGTACTGGTCAATTTGTTGATATTTGGGTTGCAGGTTATCTCAGTCATGTTTGTAGGTCATCTTGGCGAGCTTCCTCTTTCTGGTGCATCCATGGCCACTTCCTTTGCTACTGTTACTGGCTTTAGCCTTCtcgtaagtttttttttattaattactttctAAAGAGAGCGCTATTGTTAGTGGTGATTAGATAAATCAACTTTAACCCATCTTGAGAAGTGATTGTGAGAATTGATGGAGAGCAAGTACTTTTGTGAATCTTTGGAATGCACACGTTGAGAATGATGAAGTGTCTTTGTATTTTTTTCGAGCATTCTTTTAAGAAGGcatgtttttttagaaatatgaaGATCCACCATAGTATCACACTGCAAAAAATAGGCAACTTGATGTCTTTTGATTATATGAGATGCTTAGCATAATGGTCTGGTTTGCAAATTTGAGGTTTGGGGTCATAAAATTCTGGTCATATTAAATTGTTTCATTTGGTTAACCATCCTGGATGGTCATATATATGAGGTGCTTAGCATAATGTATGTCTCAAATTGGCTGCGATTTCATTAACAATTCTATGTTGGGAATAGGTTGGATTAGGAAGTGCACTGGACACTTTCTGTGGTCAATCCTACGGAGCCAAACAGTACCACATGCTGGGAGTCCACACGCAAAGAGCCATGCTTGTTCTGCTTCTAGCCAGTGTTCCCCTTGCCTTGATTTGGTTCAATGCAGGCGACATACTAGCATTTTTGGGCCAGGACCCAGAAATCTCAGCCGAGGCAGGGCGCTATGCGCGGTTCATGATCCCCTCCATCTTTGCCTATGCCCTCTTCCAGTGCCTCATTCGGTTCTTGCAGGCCCAGAATAATGTCACCCCAATGGTGCTCATTTCTGGCTTCACCACATTTGTCCACATTTTTGTTTGTCGGGCTTTGGTGTTCAATTTGGGGCTTGGAAACAAAGGGGCTGCCTTGGCTAATGCATTTTCATATTGGATTAATGTGCTCTTGTTGGGAATCTACATTAGAGTATCACCTTCTTGTAAGGAGACTTGGACTGGGTTTTCCAAGGAGGCATTGAAAGACGTCATGAAATATCTTAGGCTTGCTATTCCTTCAGCAGTTATGTTATGGTAAGTTGGTAACTCTCTTGATTGTTTGTcttatttttcttccttttGACAGATAATGTTACTAAAAATTTCTAGTATATTCTTCATTTGACCTGTGTTTCTCACAGTTTGGAGACATGGTCATTTGAAATGATGGTTCTTCTATCTGGACTCCTTCCTAATCCCAAACTAGAGACTTCAGTCCTCTCCATAAGGTGAGAACATTTTTGTCTCTAGATTAATGAAATAGCAGTGTAACTAAGCTCTAAAATACAAGGAATTAGTTCAATGCCTTTTCTGTTGCACTTGGTTTGATAAGAGATTTATGCTTATCACACAATTCATTAActaaacatgaaaataaatgCAGAAGTTTGTGCTAGCTCCACTTAATGAGTAGAATGCTACTTGAATatagaaatcatatttatttttatctaacttTTACTGGCATGTGTTTAAAATGTGGCAGCCTTAACACATGCAGTCTGGTATATATGATATCAATGAGCCTAAGTGCTACTGTGAGGTAATTGAAAAGATTTAACGGCTTTGTTCTGTAAACAGCTAGCAGTCTTCATCTCCAACTTCTTGTTTTGACAGCGTGAGAGTGTCCAATGAATTGGGAGCTGGAAGGCCACGAGCAGCTCGTTTCGCAGTTTGCATAGCATTATTCCTGGTGACTACAGAAGGAGTATTGGTAGGAACAATAATGATAGTGGGGCGCAGGATATGGGGTTATTGTTACAGTAAAGATGAGAAAGTAATAAGTTATGTAGCAGAAATGTTGATCTTAGCAGCAGGCTCTCACTTTATTACTGGGGTTCCGTCCATACTTTCAGGTACTAATCTCTCTTTATTAGTGATGTTCAAATATGATGGAATTTAAGTAAATACTTTCAGGCACTGCTAGAGGATGTGGATGGCAAAAGATAGGAGCTTTTGTTAATTTAGGAGCATACTATCTTATTGGAATACCTTGTGCTATAATATTAGCATTTGTCTTTCACTTTGGAGGGAAGGTAGCTAGCTAACTAGTATGactatttcttttaaaagataCTTAAATGTGATTTTGATTcagattttgtttttaatctaaCAAAGGGACTATGGGCTGGAATCATTATGGCTCTATTCAGTCAAGCATTGGTCTTCTCGATTATCACCTTGTGCACTAATTGGGAGAACGAGGTGAGTTCTTATAGGCCAATCTGTTCTGTATGTTTTCAGAAACCACcaaatataacttatttttcttcattttatagGCAAAGAAGGCAACTGATAGAGTATATGATACAAGGATACCCAAAGAAGTATCATATGACTATTAATTTTTGGTCTATTTGAAGGATGAGATTGCAAGAATAAAagtgttaacatatatttatattccaTTTGCATTTTATCCCACATCGGTTTGATGTGTATTGTAAAATTCATCTTAGCCTTATATAAAGGGATGTAATAGCTCATTGTTAAATTATGGTGACCCATATGGGTTTTGATCGGGGTTTGGGCCTATTCTTgcgaaatatatataatataaaataaaattttaactgtTTGATATTGGGCCCACTAAACCCGGTTATgtgacctatatatatatatatggtcttAATTAGAGCTTTATTCACAATATAACACACATAATATATGCTATTATTTTTCTCCCTCTCTAAGTTGTAAttgttaatttttctttcactacCCGTGTTTTCTTGGTTGAcacttcatattttttctttatcttgATTAGTCTCAGATTCATATCCTATTTTgcatcaatttaaaaaatttacagTCTTAACAGAAGATGTttgtatttgttatttgaagaaATTCCTTTATGGTTTAAAGCAATCGCCAAGGCAGTGGTATAAAAGTTTCGACTCTTTTATGACCATTTATGAATTCAAGAGAAGTTATTTGGATAGTTCGTATACTTCAAAATCTTTTATCTATTCAACAATTTTTATGTTAGTTCTATCAGTTCTCAATTTGTAAATTCTCTTCAACTATGTCATCTCAGTTTGATGAGGATATCGAGTATTTGTTACGAGCTccatattttattgtaattggTTCACTTATGTATGCAATGATTTGTACTCGATTAGATTTGACATATTTAGTCAATGCAGTTAGCACTAGTAGATACCTGATAAATTCAGGTAAAGAGTATTGAAGAACAATTTTGTGGAtcatatgttatttaaaaagttcaaCGGACGTTCACCTATAGTTTGGGAGGACTATAGATGAAGTTATCAGTTATGTCTACTCTGATTATGTTGGCAATCTTGACAGAAGAAGATCGCTTGAATTTGTTGTTTTCTGTATTGGCAGTTTTGCGATTAGTTGGAAAGTTACTCTATAGAATTCAGTCACGTTGTCTACTACTAAGGTAGAATACATGACCATTACAGAAGTTTGTAAAGCTGATATTTGGCTGAAAGACCTATTTGGGGAATTCAAGAAAGATTTATAGATGATGACAGTCTTTTGTGATagtcaaaatgatatttttttgacgaaacaCATTGATGTGCGATATCATTTCGTAAGTGATGTTATTGATCGTGGTGATATTGATATGAGAAAAATTAGTATTGTTGATAATCATGATgatatgatgatgaagacgCTCCCCATTCTAAGTTTGAGCATTGCTCGAACTTAGTTGGTTTTGGTTGTTAAAGCCCATAGGGCTTTTGGAAGAGGTGGAGACTACTATggttattgtttatattttgaagATCAATTTTTCTTTTGACATACTAGATCcgtgtcaaggtggagattgttagattatggtgaCCCATAGGGATTTTGATCGGGGTCTGAATCTAGACTCgcgatataataatattatataaaataaaataaattcttaactCTTTGATATTGGGTCCACTAGGCTCAGTTATGTgacctataaatatatggtcttaGTTAGAGTTTTAATCACAACATAACACACataatatttgtcattattATTCTTTCTCTTAAGTTATAATCTTCTACTTTAACCATAGTAAATTCTTCCTCTTCTGCCCGTGGTTTTCCCATATTGGGTTTCCACGtgaattttgtgttatttatcgtatttttattaataattcatttcttCTTTATCTTAATTAGTCTCagatttatatattgtttttcaacacttatttttcaaacacattatagatatcaaattaaaatctcttttaatatatttcttacttttgataatatttgtagaaattcattatttatgaatttataacatggtatcagagccaagttACAATTTTGCTCTCTAGATTGCTCGCTGACTCTCCAGATTGCTTGTTGTTTCACTACTTGTGGTTTTATGATTCTGGTTATCTCCACCGTTTCTGTCTGTATTTGAATGGTTAGATCTGCCCTAAATTTTGGATTTCGTTTGTTTTTTAGATTGCATGTTGTTTTTTGCGTCTCTTAATCGTTTATTAGTTTAGATTTGAGATAGTTGTTTGTTATTTTGGATTGTTTTGTTCAAATTGTTTACGATAATTGGAGGTGATGATTCGTTACAAtcttgtaagcactaaaaatctacacatcaatttataaaattaaaataattattctgatttattattaataaacaatatcAAAATAGTTAACCACATGgccaaaacaattaaaacaattaattaagctaattattgtgataattaaacctaattaattaagaaaaatgttcgaataataataaaactataattatttgcgataaatgttgtactaatttatcttaaaatagttataagaaaaaataaggtattaaaataaataatttataatgaaatgAGGTACTCATTTCAtcccccaaaattatttatttaaccctaaaaatataaaaaataaataaataaattgataaaatatgtgtcatgtttattttaatattttgtgtatttaaaaagatcaaaattaaagctaaaagagtgaaagaaaaattaatttcaaacaaatatccttaaggttttaaaattaaaataaattcgcAATCCGGTGTAGCCGGAACTACGACCTTCGGATGAGTGTTATATTCTCATCCAACGCTCTAGGCGCACCCGCATAGCCCATTATAGTAGAGCATGCACCGAGGAGCACCGGATCGACTAACGCCCGTTAGCCAGATCGCTAAAGGAGCACCCAAACGCCAAGGGTGTTGGACGGACCGCTGATGGAACGCCTAGAAGCGCGTGAAACGAAGTCGTTTAATGCGTCACCTTCGTCTTCATCGCAATCGTCGGAGAGGATAAGAATAGATCCACTTATGATTTCTTAAAATTGGAACTTTCTCCACAATCAACCTTTTCGGCTTAtttaaaaggtgaaatgatcaccctaccacggtgatcatttctcctagcTAAATAGGGCTTATTCATCCTTATTTTGGCCAACTTGAGGAAGAAAAaccaaaataacataaatagatTTTGACTAATTCAATCCACTTGAAGCCCACAACGGAccttttcaactataaataacCCCTGAATCAATTCAAAGAGAAGATATCAACTCTCCagcttcaaataaaaaatttacaaaaatcctccattaaagcttcaagcttctagaaatttcaaatttttgtttCTTGCCTTAAATCTTGGATCTCAGCATTCCAAAAGCTTCCGTAAGGATcaatgagtgttctccaatccttggtaaggttctAATCActctctaattcatatttatagtttgaatttgaaatttttatatttcaaattgcataagcttgtatgtttgttatttatggtgttttatggttgaaaatccattataatatcatttatgaactttctagatatgttagaaataatcaatcaaccttaatatgaaaaccaaaatttgaattaaaaaaaaaacgtttttgttgttcttgggctaattctCTTGAATCACAGTCCATAAAGCTTCTCCAACACGATTGTAATCATGTTGGtcaactgtttggatcatgtttgatccatcccgataatgtttgatcaaaatcaaaaatttcaaaataattgaaaattttgagttattgatttggtcaaaacgaaccgccaatattcttgttttggtaccaaacaagtatatgagatataagggagctattaaataactcatttctcctcaaaataattttaaaataaaaaattgaaattttgatcaaaaattgttttgaatgatttgatcatcatccaggttgattgataccttgagattaTGATCAACATATTCCTTGGAGCTTTCtgaagctacccaaactctTGGATCAATGAATCTGAGTTTAAAACCAACTTTTCAAAAATTGCACTTTGGTATTCTTGAGGACTGAGGCTTGTCAGCCTAGGACCGATAGATCCAACTAAGGATCCTCAGCCCGGACCGAGACCCAGGACCGAGAAATTCGAACCTAGGATCGCCGACCAATGTTTTTGAGCTAGGATTGAGAGATCCGACCAATGTTCTTGAactaggatcgagaggtccaaCATAGGATCAAGAAATTTGAACATATGACCAAGGATTcctgaacctaggaccgatgagtCTAGCCTAGGACCAGTGGGTTTGTACACCCAGATTGGTGATCTCAACCAAGGACCGAGAATCCTTAACACCTAGACCGAGGACTTTGGCACTCCGATTGAAGATCCTAAGCCAGACCGAGGGTTTTGTCGACCCTAACCGATAAAAATGAACCCAAGgcctaggactccggtcctaaggcctgtttggttccactttttaaactccaaaattatttttgtaattttgggctttcaaatcattttctaaaaatttcgaatttttttaaaatgctttaaaaatatttttgggatatttccacaaaaatatttcgataaaggctcgtttgagatttatgtttaaataataattcctTTAAAAAAATGACTGATTTTCTTTAGATATTTCCCATAAGTCAACGATATCAACAAAAGtaccaatattttaaatattgttgttataatattttaaataacgcacaaaccttatgcatgcttaggaccggaagaataatcggtaaaaATAAAACGTGATACAGTCGATTTttaaaagccaaatttataagtagatgCCGCTTTAAAATgagtacggaggatgaagcgcgaaagccttTTCCCGAGTATATCACCAAAccacgaactaaaagaaactttgGTCCATACGTTTGTATAtgtatgccaacttttattaattttaaacaatcaattgacgactctatttcaaaataaataattttttaaattaattatgtttaaataatttaaactgaaggatttctaaaaaatcaaattgtgatttgattgtTGTAAATCTCCGAATTATTTAAAACTGAAcctcaaaattaattatttttttaattaatttcaaaagttgtcagggatcattaaaaaatattttattttaaaagaaaattcctgACACACAAACGAGGTTTAAATTCCTGAACCTCGAGATTTCACTCAAAATCTTTATAAACTAAAGAAGGTTTTTTTCCAGGGGTTACAAATCTATTGGTGTTTGTttagatgaaaaaaaattatccatATTGGAGTTATGTGATGACTAATTTTCTGAAAGCAAAGGAGTTTGGGAATACATTTCTGGAATAGCCAAATATTCTGAATTTGGCGTTGAAAATTTTGATGAACTATTTTGTACTTTGGAGACAAATAATTCAAAGATTATCACTTCGATCAACAACAACTCTGTTGAACAAAGAATTGGTGTTCAATTGGAAAAATTGAAAACTGTAAAAAATATGGGATTATTTGTCAAGACTATTTGTGCAAAATAATTTTTCCATCAAGTATCAACTACAATATGAAATTCGTGCACTAGTGAAAAATAACTTAAGTATTCAGGATTTTTCTGTGCAATGACTAGTCTCTAGGATCGGTTAGCATTGGCAGAATCAACCGAATTGTAAGCATgtgatatttatattaaatgtagAGATGATGATCGCCTTGTTTATATGGGTCTTCGTCCAGAATTTGACAGTTTTTGCTCAACCTCCTGCTCCGTAAATATTTACCATATGTTGAAGATGTAATAAATGAACTAATGGACGGAGAAACTTGTGTGAAGACTTTAAAAGGGGTGAAAAAaaattctactttagttttggTAGCCTCTCTGCCCGCACCGATCATAGTAGTCCCTACACACCAGTATAAAACATCTTTGACAAGTAACTTTAATTATTGTAAGAAACCATGGCACTAAAAGAATTAATGCCCTGAGCTTCGAAAAGAATCGGGTCAATAGCTTCCAAGGCACGGACGAAAGTCTCCACAATAATATGAAGGCGGGAAACAAAAATCGTATTTTGGGGGCAATCTCATAATCCTTATCCATCTACTCAGGAAATTTTTTTCCCTCATTGAATCACTTAGCTTCAGAGTCTTTTGTGAATACTGATACTAATTCTATTGTCGACTAGTTTCAAAAGGACTCTCACAATTATGCTCTTTCTACTCCTTTTAGCTCATCTTCGTCTATTGAATCAGGTATCCCTTCAGTTTCCTGAATTTTAGACTCTAGAGTTGGTAATCACATGTCTCATTATTCTTCTCCTTTATATATATGTCTTTGACCCtccatttatttcttttatgaCTACTGATGGTACAAAAatgtcattaaaaataattagttctATCCAAATACCCTCCTTATCTTTTACCTGATGTTTATTTCATCCCTAAATTACATATGAATATTGTTTAGGTTGATCAACTATGTGACTCAGGGTGTTTTGTTggttttctttcaaattcttgTTATTTGCTGGATCCAAAATCCAAGATAGTGATTGAGACAGAGCATAGAAAAGGGAAAGGTATCTATGCCTGTTAATTagttttcttttcatttgataccttcttcttcaaaattttatttgtggTATTCTAGACTTACTCATTTATCAGGTTCTCGATTACGTTTTATGTGTATTTCTAATGTACTTGGTGATTTACCACCTAATGATATTTCTGATTGCAGTGGATGTAAACTTGGAAAATTTTCTACTTTGCCTTTTATTTTAAGTACTTCCACTTCTTCGGCATCTTTTGATTTAGTTCATTCTGATGTTTAAGGACCATCACTTATTCCCACTAAGGGAGACTCGAGATATTACATTTCATTTATTGATGATCACACTCGTTATTGTTGGATTTATTTAATGAAACATCGTTTTGATCTTATTCATATGTATACTGAGTTTAAGGCCTACGTAAAAACTCAACATGCTGCCACTATGAGGTGTTTTCGAGCTGAATTGGGGGAGAGTATACTAGTGGAGAtctttttggtattttcaaAACTGATGGTACAATACATCAGTCCTCTTGTACTGATACCCCACACAAAATGGAGTAGTAGAGAGAAAGCATAAGCATATTATTGAGATCGTCCGGTCTATAATTTTATCCACTAGTGTTCCTAGTGAATTTTGGGTAGAAGTTGTCATTACATctatttatcttattaataagATCCCTACCGCTCATAATTCTGGGATTCCCCCATATGCTAGATTATTATTTGGTCACACCCATTATATTCTCATTTAAGGGTTTTTGGCTCTACATGTTTTTTTCTTCGTCCACATGCAGAACGTTCTAAGTTATCATCTCGTGTGGCCATTTGTGTTTTTCTTGGATATGAGATTGTGTAGAAATATTATCAATGTTATGATACAGCTTTTGGAAAATTGTATTTTTCTCCTAATGTTTCATTTATTGAACATATTTCTTTTTCACTATCCCACCAACCTCCCATGACATTTCAAAATTTGACCTCATTCAAATCGATCCTTTTACTACTAATTGTCCATCTGAAAATGTTAAACCTCATGAAACTATACCGAATGTTCTATTTTATCCTTTTTGTAGAACAAATGATGTTGACACGTCACACCCATCCTCTTTCTACGTCTACTTCAGAACCTCCTATAATTACATATCCAAATTTACCTCTATATCCTACAAGCACTTGTCGATCTACTCAAGTATCTAATTTTGATTGTTCTTGTTATACACCATCTTTCACTTCCTTTTTAGTTTCCATTAATTTTCTTTGTGAGACCACCTCTTACTTTGAGGAATGTCATGATCCTCTTTGCACGAGGCTATGAATGAGGAATTGTTTGTTTTTGGAGAGAACTGATACTTGTGATTTGGTTTCTTCATCGattaataagaaaattgttGATTCTCAATGGGTATATAAGATTAAAATCAAGTATGATGGCTCTATTGAGCGATATAATACTCGTTTGGTTGCAAAAAACTATGCTCAAGAGTATGGTATGAATTATTAGGAGACTTTTGCACTTGTTGCAAAAATGACATATGTCCAGGTTCTTATTGCAGTAGCTTTTGTTCTTCGTTGGGTATTTCAAAAATGgaagttaaaaatgtttttttgaaTGGGGATCTTCAGGAGGAAGTCTACATGGTTCCTTCACCCGGTATTTCTCATCGTCCAGGACAAGTGTGCAGACTTAAGAAGGCCATgtatggtcttaaacaagccCCGAGAGCTTGGTTCGAAAAGTTCTCCTCTATAGTATCTTCACTTGGTTTTACTTCTAGCTCTCATGATTCAACATTATTTGTTAAATCGTCTTAAATAGGTCATATTTTG
It encodes the following:
- the LOC124925512 gene encoding protein DETOXIFICATION 16-like; protein product: MGKEGRNEGIESPLINLGEEEHVNVFAEVKKQLNLAGPIVLVNLLIFGLQVISVMFVGHLGELPLSGASMATSFATVTGFSLLVGLGSALDTFCGQSYGAKQYHMLGVHTQRAMLVLLLASVPLALIWFNAGDILAFLGQDPEISAEAGRYARFMIPSIFAYALFQCLIRFLQAQNNVTPMVLISGFTTFVHIFVCRALVFNLGLGNKGAALANAFSYWINVLLLGIYIRVSPSCKETWTGFSKEALKDVMKYLRLAIPSAVMLCLETWSFEMMVLLSGLLPNPKLETSVLSISLNTCSLVYMISMSLSATVSVRVSNELGAGRPRAARFAVCIALFLVTTEGVLVGTIMIVGRRIWGYCYSKDEKVISYVAEMLILAAGSHFITGVPSILSGTARGCGWQKIGAFVNLGAYYLIGIPCAIILAFVFHFGGKGLWAGIIMALFSQALVFSIITLCTNWENEAKKATDRVYDTRIPKEVSYDY